CTCGCCCGTCTCCGGGTCGGCGGTCATGGCCCAGTCGAACAGCGGCATTTCCATTTCGTAGCCGATGCCCGGCAGCGCGCCGGCGAGGACGGTCAGCCCGACCATGATGCTCGAGAAGAGCATGTAGACCAGCAGCTCCGGGTCACGCCAGACGACGCCAAAGCTGAGCTTGCTGATGGCCCAGCCGCGGGCGATAGTGTCGAAGAAGCCCATGCGGGCGCCTGCCGCCTGCGGTTCATAAAGCTGGCGGCCCGCCGCCAGCCGTTAATGCAGCCGAAGCGGCGAGTCCGTCTGCCGCCAAGTGGCTGCGCCACTCGCCGCCACCCGTAAATCCCGCAACCGTTGCCACCCCGATGGAGTTCACCGCCCCGGGCAAGGTCATCCTGTTCGGCGAGCACGCCGTGGTTTACGGCCATCCGGCCATCGCGGTGCCGCTCTCCGGGCTGCGCGCGCGGGCGTGGGTCGAGCCGACGCGCGACGGCGCGGGGCTCGTAATCCACGCGCGCGATTTAGGGCAGCGGCTGACGCTGGGCGGCGACCCGGCGCACCAGTTCTCGGTCGCGGCGCAGGCGGTGCTGGCGCGCGCCGGCGCCCCGGAGCCGAACGCGACGGTCAATCTCGAATCGGCCATCCCGTCGGCGGCCGGCATGGGCAGCAGCGCCGCCACTTCGACCGCGGTCTGTCGCGCGCTGGCGGCGCATCTCGGCGCGGAGCTGTCGGCCGGGGAGGTTTCCGGCATCGTCTTCCAGGCCGAGCGGGTGGTGCACGGCACCCCCAGCGGCATCGACAACACGGTGGTGGCGCACGAGGAGCCGGTCTGGTTCACCAGCGGCGAGCCGCCGCGGCCGTTCCGCTCGCCGGCGCGCTGCCATCTCGTGCTGGGGAATACCGGCATCACCGCGTCAACGGGGGAACTGGTCGCCGGCGTTCGCAAACGGCACGACGCGGAGCCACGGAGGTACGACGGCTACTTCGCGGCCATCGGCGCGCTCGTCGGGGACGCGCGCGCCGCGCTCGAAAGCGGAGCGCTGGCGCAGGTGGGCGAGCTGATGGACGCCAACCACGAGCTGCTCAACAGCATCGGCGTCGGCCATCCCGAACTCGATGCGCTGGTGGCGATTGCGCGCGATGCCGGGGCGCTCGGCGCGAAGCTGACCGGCAAGGGCGGCGGCGGCAACATGGTCGCGCTCACCGAAGGGGCGGACGGGCAGGCGGCGGTGGCGCAGGCGCTGACCGAAGCCGGTTATACGGCATACGAGACTGCCTTCGGCGGAGCGACATGAACCTGCGCGAATTCGTTGACCTGCTCGCCGAGTCGGGGCGACTGCGAACTATCTCCCGCCGCGTGGACCCGAAGTACGAAGTCGCGGCGCTGATGGCGCAGGCGGGCGACACCCCGCTGCTATTCACCAACGTCGCCGGCAGCCGGATGGAGGTCGTGACCAACATCTGCGCTTCGCGCGAGCTGGTCGCGCTCGGGCTCGGCTGCGACCCTTCGGAAATCATGGAGCGCATCGCCACCGCAGGCGACTCGCAGGCGGAGGTGCCGCGCGCCGAGGCGACGGGCTACCGCGAGGTCGAGCCGACGCTGGCGGGGCTCCCTGTCCTGACGCACCAGCATTTCGACGGCGGCCCCTACATTGCGTCGGCAATCGCCGCCGCCCACGACGGGGAGCACGGGCTCAACCTGAGCTACCACCGCGGGATGAAGCTGGACGACCGGCGGCTGGTGCTGCGCATCGTGCCGCGCGACCTTGACGCCTACCGCCAGCGCGGCCTGACTGAGTTCGCCTATTGCAACGGCGTCTCTGTTCCCGTACTGCTCGGCGCCGCGACCAGCTTCGGCATCGAGATGGACGAGATGTCCATCGCCAACGCGCTCGGCGCAGCCCCGCTCATCGAGGTCGGCGGGCACACAGTGCCGCAGTCGGAGCTGGTGATGGTGTGCGAATTTACGGGAGAAATGGCCGACGAGGGGCCGTTCCTTGACCTTACGGAAACGCCGGACATCGTCCGCAGCCAGCCGGTGGTGCGGCTGAAGCGGCTCTTCCTGCGCGACGACTCGCTGTTCCACGCGCTCCTGCCGGGCGGCCCCGAGCACAAGGTGCTGATGGGGATGCCGCGCGAGCCGACCATCTTCCACGCCGTCTCGCAGGTGACGGACTGCGTCGACGTCCACATCACCCCCGGCGGCTCGTCGTGGCTGCACGCGGTCGTCGCCATCCGACCCCACACGCCGGGCGACGGCCGCAAGGCAATCGAGGCGGCGTTCGCCGGCCACGCGTCGCTGAAGCACGTTTGGGTGGTCAACGACGACGTCGATGTCCGCGACCGCGACATGGTCGAGTGGGCCTTCGCGACCCGCTTCCAGGGCGACCGCGACACGGTCGCGTTCCAGTCCAAGGGCTCGTCCCTTGACCCGTCGGCGTGCGTCGAGACACACGAGACCTGCAAGCAGGGGTTTGACTGCACCATCCCCGACGACCGCGGCGCGGCGCACTTCGCGCGCACCCCGCCGGCGATGGACGTGAAGCTCGAAGATTACCTTGACTGACGCCCCCAATCCCTTAACCCCGGTCCAGCCTGCGCGAGCGTGAAGCTCACCCCCGACCAGCAGGCGATGCTCGCCGGCGACCGCGGCGCGGCGAAGCAGATGGCGATGCGGCTGCTGGTCGACCTGGGCACCGCCGCCGGGGCTCCGCGGCTGGTACCGGTGGTGGCGGCACACGTCTCGGGCGTCTCGCCGCTTACCGGCGGGCACGGACTGATTACCTTTCTGGAACGGCTCGGTGACGACGCGCGGGTGGCGGTCGAGACGACGCTCAACGCGGCCGGCTGCGACAGCCGCTGCTGGCGCGAGATGGGCGCCACCACCGACTACGTAGAGCGGCAGCAGCGCATCCTTGATGCCTACGCGGCGTTCGGAGTGCGGATGACGCTCTCCTGCACACCCTACGAAGCGACCGCCGCGCCGCTTCCCGACGGGGTCGGCGCGTGGGCCGAGTCGAACGCGGTCTGCTACGCCAACTCGTATACGGGTTTGCGGACCAACCGCGACTCGGGGCTGTCGGCGCTGGCGGCGGCCATCTGCGGCTGCACGCCGGATTACGGGCTGCTGCGCGACGAGCATCGCGCCGCGAACCTGCTGGTCGAGGTCGAGTGCGAACTGGCGGAGCCGGTCGATTTCTCGGTGCTGGGCGACTGGGTCGGCAAGCAACTCTCCCCGGGGCTGACGCTGCCGTGGGGGCCGGTACCGCACTTCCGCGGTGTCGGCGAGGCGAGCCACGAATCACGCAAGGCGCTCTCGGCGGCGGCGGCCAACTACGGCTGCGCGCTGCTCTATCTCGACGAGCCGCCCGCGGCGGAATACCGGGCGACGCTGCGCTTCACCGCCGCCGACCTCGCGACGCGCTACGCGGAACTGGCGCCGCGCCACGCCGTCGACCTCGTGGTTATCGGCTGCCCGCAGGCGTCGCCCGGCGAGGTGCGCGCGACGGCGGAGCTGGTGCGTGGGCGCAGCCTGCCGGCAGGGCGGTTGTGGGTCTTCACCGCCGCGCGCCACTGGGAAGCGCTGCGCGACGAGGTCGCCGCGATTGAGGCAGCGGGAGGCATGGTGCTGCGCGACACCTGCCCCGAGGTAGTGCACTACGACCGCGGCGCGGTCAACCACATCCTGACCAACTCGCTCAAGGCGGAACATTACCTGCAATCGGGCCTCAACAGCATGCCGACCTCGGTCGCGCCGCTCGCCGACTGCATCGCGCACGCCGCCGACCCGGCGCTGGCTGGCGGTGGCCGTGCAGGTGCTTCGGGCGGTGCGCCGCCGCGCGCGGCGGCGCACCGCTCCGCGAAAACGGTGCAGGCGAGCGCGCTTACGCTGGCCGGCCACGGCATCGAGTCGCAGGACGCGTGGGCGGTCGAGGGCGAAGCGCTCGTCACCGACGTGCCGCTCACATTCCTCGGCTTCGTCAATCGCAAGACCGGCGCGGTCGAGGAGCCGGGGCATCCGCTCGACGGCGAAAGCATCGCCGGCCGGGTGCTGGTATTCCCGCGTGGCAGCGGCTCGAGCGTCGCGCCCTATGTGCTGCTCGGCCTGCTCTACCGCGACGCCGGTCCCCTCGCCGTGGTCAACACGGCGCTCGACCAGCAGACGCTTCCCGCCTGCTCGCTGCTCGGCGTACCGTACGCGCACTCGTTCGACGCCGACCCCTGCCTCGCGCTCAACAGCGGCGACCGCGTGCGGCTCGAATTGCGCGACGGGCGCGTCGCGCTGGAAGTGCTCGCGCGCAGGCTCAAGGCTTAATCCCGCCGTGGCTTGGCCGGCGCATGGGGCAGACGACGCTCGACGGGGACGCGGGTGAAGAGAGCGCGACCAAAGCGGCAGTCGCCGACGCGGCGCAGCCGGAACCGCCTGCGGAGCCGGCCCCCAGGGCATCGCCGCCCGCGCCGCGCGGGAAAAAGCGCACCCGCGCGCACGAGCTGGCGGAGGAGCAGCGCGATATCCCCATTTCGGAATTTTTCGAGCAGAACCGCCACATCCTCGGCTTCGACAACCCGACCCACTCGCTAATCACGGCGGTAAAGGAGGCGGTCGACAACGCGCTCGACGCGTGCGAGCAGGCCTCCATCCTGCCCGAAGTGCAAGTCGCGCTCGAATCGCTGGGTCGCGACGAGCTGCGCATCACTGTCGAGGACAACGGCCCCGGCATCCTGAAGGAGCAGATTCCGATGGTCTTCGGCCGGCTGCTCTACGGCTCGCGCTTCGGCAGCGGCAAGCAGTCGCGCGGCCAGCAGGGCATCGGCATTTCGGCCGCCATCATGTACGGCCAGCTGACGACGGGGCGGCCGGCAGAAATCACCTCGCGCATCTCGGTCGAGCATCTCGCCGAGAAGGTGATACTCAAGCTCGACTCGCGCAACAATTGTGGCATCATCGACCGCAGCGAGCAGCTGGTCTGGCGGCTGCCGCCCGACGAGGAGGGACTGCAGGCCGAGAAGGAGCACGGCACCCGCGTCGTCTTCAGCCTGAAAGGCAGGTATCAGGCGGGCCGCCAGTCGGTGCGCGAATACCTGCGCACGACCTCGATTGTCAACCCGCACGCGACCATCAGCTTCAGCGACCCCGCCGGCGAGGTGATGCGCTTCGACCGCGCCTCGGACGAACTGCCGCAGCTGCCGCAGGAGGGCATCAAGCCGCACCCGCACGGCGTCGAGCTGGGGCAGCTGCTGCGGATGGCGCACCACGCCAGTCAGCACCAACTGGGGCTCTTCCTGCAGCAGGAATTTTCGTCGATGGGCAAGCGTACCATCGAGAACGTGCTCGCGCGGGCGGCGCTCGACCCCGTCGTGCGGCCGCAGGATATCACGCGTGCCGAGGCACTAGCGCTGCGCGAGGCGTTTCAGGCGACCAGCATCCGCTCTCCCACCAGCAAGGTGCTGGTGCCAATCGGCCCGCAGCTCATCAAGCTCGGCCTCAAGCAGGTGCTGGAGGAGCTGCGGCCCGACTACTACACCACTCCAGTCAGCCGCGCGCCGGCGGTCTTCGCGGGCACGCCGTTCCTGGTCGAGGTCGGGATGGTCTTCGGCGGTAATC
This is a stretch of genomic DNA from Candidatus Poseidoniia archaeon. It encodes these proteins:
- the mvk gene encoding mevalonate kinase, giving the protein MEFTAPGKVILFGEHAVVYGHPAIAVPLSGLRARAWVEPTRDGAGLVIHARDLGQRLTLGGDPAHQFSVAAQAVLARAGAPEPNATVNLESAIPSAAGMGSSAATSTAVCRALAAHLGAELSAGEVSGIVFQAERVVHGTPSGIDNTVVAHEEPVWFTSGEPPRPFRSPARCHLVLGNTGITASTGELVAGVRKRHDAEPRRYDGYFAAIGALVGDARAALESGALAQVGELMDANHELLNSIGVGHPELDALVAIARDAGALGAKLTGKGGGGNMVALTEGADGQAAVAQALTEAGYTAYETAFGGAT
- a CDS encoding UbiD family decarboxylase, which translates into the protein MNLREFVDLLAESGRLRTISRRVDPKYEVAALMAQAGDTPLLFTNVAGSRMEVVTNICASRELVALGLGCDPSEIMERIATAGDSQAEVPRAEATGYREVEPTLAGLPVLTHQHFDGGPYIASAIAAAHDGEHGLNLSYHRGMKLDDRRLVLRIVPRDLDAYRQRGLTEFAYCNGVSVPVLLGAATSFGIEMDEMSIANALGAAPLIEVGGHTVPQSELVMVCEFTGEMADEGPFLDLTETPDIVRSQPVVRLKRLFLRDDSLFHALLPGGPEHKVLMGMPREPTIFHAVSQVTDCVDVHITPGGSSWLHAVVAIRPHTPGDGRKAIEAAFAGHASLKHVWVVNDDVDVRDRDMVEWAFATRFQGDRDTVAFQSKGSSLDPSACVETHETCKQGFDCTIPDDRGAAHFARTPPAMDVKLEDYLD
- a CDS encoding aconitase X, with translation MKLTPDQQAMLAGDRGAAKQMAMRLLVDLGTAAGAPRLVPVVAAHVSGVSPLTGGHGLITFLERLGDDARVAVETTLNAAGCDSRCWREMGATTDYVERQQRILDAYAAFGVRMTLSCTPYEATAAPLPDGVGAWAESNAVCYANSYTGLRTNRDSGLSALAAAICGCTPDYGLLRDEHRAANLLVEVECELAEPVDFSVLGDWVGKQLSPGLTLPWGPVPHFRGVGEASHESRKALSAAAANYGCALLYLDEPPAAEYRATLRFTAADLATRYAELAPRHAVDLVVIGCPQASPGEVRATAELVRGRSLPAGRLWVFTAARHWEALRDEVAAIEAAGGMVLRDTCPEVVHYDRGAVNHILTNSLKAEHYLQSGLNSMPTSVAPLADCIAHAADPALAGGGRAGASGGAPPRAAAHRSAKTVQASALTLAGHGIESQDAWAVEGEALVTDVPLTFLGFVNRKTGAVEEPGHPLDGESIAGRVLVFPRGSGSSVAPYVLLGLLYRDAGPLAVVNTALDQQTLPACSLLGVPYAHSFDADPCLALNSGDRVRLELRDGRVALEVLARRLKA
- a CDS encoding DNA topoisomerase VI subunit B, producing the protein MGQTTLDGDAGEESATKAAVADAAQPEPPAEPAPRASPPAPRGKKRTRAHELAEEQRDIPISEFFEQNRHILGFDNPTHSLITAVKEAVDNALDACEQASILPEVQVALESLGRDELRITVEDNGPGILKEQIPMVFGRLLYGSRFGSGKQSRGQQGIGISAAIMYGQLTTGRPAEITSRISVEHLAEKVILKLDSRNNCGIIDRSEQLVWRLPPDEEGLQAEKEHGTRVVFSLKGRYQAGRQSVREYLRTTSIVNPHATISFSDPAGEVMRFDRASDELPQLPQEGIKPHPHGVELGQLLRMAHHASQHQLGLFLQQEFSSMGKRTIENVLARAALDPVVRPQDITRAEALALREAFQATSIRSPTSKVLVPIGPQLIKLGLKQVLEELRPDYYTTPVSRAPAVFAGTPFLVEVGMVFGGNLPRDEPVQILRFANRVPLLYQAGGCAITKAVQGINWRNYGLDQRGGKGTPNGPALILVHVAATNIPFTSEAKEAVADVPEIGREIKLALRANAKTLARHLKKQKKRAKLGEKFELVQKVLPAMAERAARVVGEPVPNLDKVVARIMDVVWIEEEIEFADGGIDIAVRVTNYRLRSASFKLRAEVPDHEIRDAEPRPGRREGQQVIWSVGLPTTESTTYRFRIPEGSRRSFDGLELWVEGIDSSHIIGAEPWTGVAAA